The proteins below are encoded in one region of Gemmatimonadales bacterium:
- a CDS encoding ABC transporter substrate-binding protein: MAGPFSEPRGRSMLLAAQLAVREINAAGGVGGRQLQLEVEDDSAQTTRAIAIAVRLRDNPDVIAVVGHLTSGTTIAAADIYNSGSNPVVEISPSASNPDLTGIGRYTFRVCATDLAHGVELARFAYQKLGARNAAVLYLNDDYGRGILGTFSDEFRRLGGAIDERDPYLGSTSDFGPYLERIQRAGRAQVLMVAGDRASAAVVLRQARQRGITLPVMGGDALSGIQSEGAVAEGVYLTSNYLPDRPGGGELNAAFLRAYAAANNGEVPDHRGAGAYDAIHLIERAIRNGGTSRAAVRDALAAIDEGHPFEGVTGRIGFDDRGDVPHKGVVVGVVREGRIVPADNP, encoded by the coding sequence ATCGCGGGGCCGTTCTCCGAGCCTCGGGGTCGCTCCATGCTTCTCGCCGCGCAGCTCGCGGTCCGCGAGATCAACGCCGCCGGAGGAGTCGGCGGACGCCAGCTCCAGCTCGAGGTCGAAGACGACTCGGCGCAGACGACGCGCGCCATCGCCATCGCGGTCCGACTGCGCGACAACCCGGACGTCATCGCGGTCGTCGGCCATCTCACGTCCGGCACGACGATCGCGGCGGCGGACATCTACAACTCGGGATCGAACCCGGTCGTCGAGATCTCCCCGTCGGCGTCCAACCCCGACCTCACCGGCATCGGCCGCTACACGTTCCGCGTCTGCGCGACCGACCTGGCACACGGGGTAGAGCTCGCGCGCTTCGCATACCAGAAGCTCGGGGCGCGGAACGCCGCCGTTCTCTACCTCAACGACGACTACGGGCGCGGCATACTCGGTACTTTCTCGGACGAGTTCCGGCGTCTGGGCGGCGCCATCGACGAGCGTGACCCGTACCTCGGCTCCACCAGCGACTTCGGCCCGTACCTGGAGCGCATCCAGCGCGCCGGCCGCGCTCAGGTGCTGATGGTCGCGGGAGACCGCGCGAGCGCGGCGGTCGTTCTCAGGCAGGCGCGGCAGCGCGGCATCACCCTGCCAGTGATGGGAGGCGACGCGCTGTCCGGGATCCAGAGCGAGGGCGCGGTCGCCGAGGGCGTGTATCTGACGTCTAACTACCTGCCTGACCGCCCGGGGGGGGGCGAGCTGAACGCCGCGTTCCTGCGCGCTTACGCCGCGGCCAACAACGGCGAGGTGCCCGACCACCGTGGCGCCGGAGCTTACGACGCGATCCATCTCATCGAGCGGGCGATCAGGAACGGCGGAACGTCGCGCGCGGCCGTCAGGGATGCGCTCGCGGCCATCGACGAGGGGCACCCGTTCGAGGGCGTGACGGGCCGCATCGGGTTCGACGACCGCGGAGACGTGCCCCACAAGGGCGTGGTCGTGGGCGTGGTGCGCGAGGGCCGCATCGTTCCGGCGGACAACCCATGA